The following coding sequences are from one Streptomyces sp. NBC_01431 window:
- a CDS encoding TetR/AcrR family transcriptional regulator has product MTKQQGRAVRTRAALVQAAAAHFDREGYEGTSLSKVCGTAGTSLGALTFHFPTKGALADAVMAEGRALTQAALLRVSALPGPALRKVVGLTLELTRLLEEETAVRCAVRLARERPGTGGWSDIWRPVVKQLLDQAHSNGQLRYGAGPAEVAMLVEYLTAGAEAFLRGHPDAGAAAGTTVAQLKSVWRLALAGVCVTTEAGSAEEAGWPRTDPVDRPTVQTGHDDDGLSEHWSASCS; this is encoded by the coding sequence ATGACGAAGCAGCAGGGCCGGGCGGTGCGGACGCGGGCCGCCCTCGTGCAGGCCGCGGCCGCGCACTTCGACCGGGAAGGGTACGAGGGCACCTCGCTGAGCAAGGTGTGCGGGACCGCGGGTACTTCCCTGGGTGCGCTCACCTTCCACTTCCCGACGAAGGGCGCACTCGCCGACGCGGTGATGGCCGAAGGCCGCGCGCTGACACAGGCGGCGCTGCTGCGAGTCTCGGCGCTGCCCGGTCCCGCGCTGCGCAAGGTCGTCGGGCTGACGCTGGAACTCACGCGCCTGCTGGAGGAGGAGACGGCGGTGCGCTGTGCGGTGCGGCTGGCCAGGGAGCGGCCGGGCACCGGGGGCTGGTCGGACATCTGGCGTCCGGTGGTGAAGCAGTTGCTCGACCAGGCGCACTCCAACGGGCAGTTGAGGTACGGCGCCGGGCCGGCGGAGGTCGCGATGCTGGTCGAGTACCTGACTGCGGGCGCGGAGGCGTTTCTGCGCGGCCACCCGGACGCGGGGGCGGCGGCCGGGACCACCGTCGCTCAGCTCAAGAGCGTCTGGCGGCTCGCCCTTGCGGGAGTGTGCGTCACGACGGAGGCGGGCTCGGCCGAGGAAGCCGGGTGGCCGAGAACCGATCCTGTGGACAGGCCAACGGTCCAGACTGGCCACGATGATGACGGCCTTTCGGAACACTGGTCAGCCAGCTGTTCCTGA
- a CDS encoding ScbR family autoregulator-binding transcription factor, which yields MAKQERAIKTREKILLAAAEVFAEVGYDAATIAEILKRSGVTKGALYFHFSSKDELAQAVLSDQLSSVPRVPTQELVLQEGLDESLLLAYLLGKGDPMVRGSVRLTVDQGTSHDALDRAVPMQNWIDHNAETLERAKQSGELLPHIDVAAAAKMFVAAFTGVQILSKIMTGHEDMTERMTDLQKHLMAALAVPGVLVRLDFAPDRGARVYEAAMKQRELAAAEPASA from the coding sequence GTGGCGAAACAGGAACGGGCTATCAAGACGCGGGAGAAGATCCTCCTCGCGGCAGCTGAGGTCTTCGCCGAAGTCGGATACGACGCAGCCACCATCGCCGAGATCCTGAAGCGCTCCGGGGTGACCAAGGGAGCCCTCTACTTCCACTTCTCGTCCAAGGACGAGCTCGCCCAGGCCGTGCTCAGCGACCAGCTCTCCTCGGTGCCGCGGGTGCCGACGCAGGAACTGGTGCTACAGGAAGGCCTGGACGAGTCGCTGTTGCTCGCCTACCTGCTCGGCAAGGGCGATCCGATGGTGCGGGGCAGCGTGCGGCTCACCGTGGACCAGGGGACGTCACACGACGCGCTGGACCGGGCCGTGCCGATGCAGAACTGGATCGACCACAACGCGGAGACCCTGGAGCGGGCCAAGCAGAGCGGGGAGCTGCTGCCCCACATCGATGTCGCGGCGGCCGCGAAGATGTTCGTCGCCGCCTTCACGGGCGTTCAGATCCTCTCGAAGATCATGACCGGACACGAGGACATGACCGAACGCATGACGGACCTTCAGAAGCACCTGATGGCGGCCCTCGCGGTCCCGGGAGTGCTCGTCCGGCTCGACTTCGCCCCCGACCGGGGGGCGCGGGTGTACGAGGCCGCCATGAAGCAGCGGGAGTTGGCGGCGGCGGAGCCCGCGTCGGCCTGA
- a CDS encoding ScbR family autoregulator-binding transcription factor, with protein MAKQERAVRTRNTLIESAAELFDRDGYDVASLSTISARAGVSSGALHFHFTSKAALADAVGQAAAQRLEGITRQEADCALQMLIDATHALVRNLDQDVVLRAGFGLNDSLEHVRAVVGLRAKWQEWVEGAFARAEGECALAPGPSARDAATVVVAVTAGLEILGRQDAWWLSRAPLTRFWGLLLPTLAESSCLDSLVASGTKSKVPGAT; from the coding sequence ATGGCCAAACAGGAACGCGCGGTACGCACCCGCAACACCTTGATCGAGTCCGCTGCCGAGCTGTTCGACCGGGATGGCTACGACGTGGCCTCGCTGTCCACGATCAGCGCGCGGGCCGGGGTGAGCAGCGGGGCGCTGCACTTCCACTTCACCAGCAAGGCCGCCCTCGCCGACGCGGTGGGACAGGCGGCCGCGCAGCGGCTCGAAGGGATCACCCGTCAGGAGGCCGACTGCGCCCTCCAGATGCTGATCGACGCCACGCACGCCCTGGTGCGCAATCTGGACCAGGATGTGGTGCTGCGGGCCGGGTTCGGCCTGAACGACAGTCTTGAGCACGTTCGCGCCGTCGTGGGCCTGCGTGCCAAATGGCAGGAGTGGGTGGAGGGCGCCTTCGCGCGGGCCGAGGGGGAGTGCGCCCTGGCGCCGGGACCGTCGGCGCGGGACGCGGCGACGGTCGTGGTCGCGGTCACCGCGGGTCTTGAGATCCTGGGCCGCCAGGATGCGTGGTGGCTCTCGCGGGCCCCCCTCACCCGGTTCTGGGGACTGCTGCTGCCGACGCTCGCCGAGTCCTCCTGTCTCGACTCCCTGGTCGCGTCCGGCACCAAGTCCAAGGTGCCCGGCGCGACTTGA
- a CDS encoding MerR family transcriptional regulator — protein sequence MAWSIADVARMSGVTSRTLRHYDEIGLLPPAWIGSNGHRYYEAADLLRLQQILLMRELDLGLREIQAVLDSQVDRVAVLREHHQRLLTERDRLDTLARTVGRTIAELEEDKDGNSMTKINRPENLFEGFEPSPAAEAEVRERWPAAYEQSRQAIETMTDEDSEQWQREVTAQMIRFAEFMVAGTPVDDPAVQAEMDVHYQGICRFWTPNAAAYRGLGQTYVDDPQMRANYDKIAEGLAQYQRDAMFVYADNRLS from the coding sequence ATGGCCTGGTCGATCGCGGACGTGGCCCGGATGTCCGGGGTGACGTCCCGGACCCTGCGGCACTACGACGAGATCGGTCTGCTGCCGCCCGCGTGGATCGGAAGCAACGGGCACCGCTATTACGAAGCGGCGGACCTGCTGCGACTCCAGCAGATCCTGCTGATGCGGGAGCTCGACCTGGGGCTGCGCGAGATCCAGGCGGTTCTGGACAGCCAGGTCGACCGGGTGGCCGTGCTGCGCGAGCACCACCAGCGCCTGCTCACCGAGCGGGACCGACTGGACACGCTGGCCCGCACGGTCGGGCGCACCATCGCCGAACTGGAGGAAGACAAGGACGGAAACAGCATGACGAAGATCAACAGGCCGGAGAACCTGTTCGAGGGGTTCGAGCCCTCCCCCGCCGCCGAAGCCGAGGTGCGCGAGCGCTGGCCCGCGGCGTACGAGCAGTCCCGGCAGGCCATCGAGACGATGACCGACGAGGACTCGGAGCAGTGGCAGCGTGAGGTGACCGCCCAGATGATCCGCTTCGCGGAGTTCATGGTGGCCGGCACCCCGGTCGACGACCCTGCGGTACAGGCCGAAATGGACGTCCACTACCAGGGGATCTGCCGGTTCTGGACGCCGAACGCGGCCGCGTACAGGGGGCTGGGTCAGACCTACGTCGACGACCCGCAGATGCGGGCGAACTACGACAAGATCGCCGAGGGTCTCGCCCAGTACCAGCGCGATGCGATGTTCGTGTACGCGGACAACCGACTGAGCTGA
- a CDS encoding VOC family protein produces MSSIKQFQVTFDCADPERVARFWCEALGYVVPPPPEGFATWDDFDRSLPPERQGSAFACIDPSGVGPRLFFQRVPEGKVVKNRVHLDVRVGTGLVGEERVAALEAECARLVALGAVRGRLLRADEFNESCLGMQDIEGNEFCLD; encoded by the coding sequence ATGTCGTCGATCAAGCAGTTCCAAGTCACCTTCGACTGCGCAGACCCCGAGCGCGTCGCTCGTTTCTGGTGCGAGGCGCTGGGGTACGTCGTACCGCCGCCCCCGGAGGGGTTTGCCACGTGGGACGATTTCGATCGCTCTCTGCCGCCTGAGCGTCAGGGTTCGGCGTTCGCGTGCATCGATCCCTCAGGTGTGGGCCCGCGCCTGTTCTTCCAGCGCGTTCCCGAAGGCAAGGTCGTCAAGAATCGGGTGCACCTCGACGTGCGGGTCGGCACCGGCCTGGTGGGTGAAGAGCGGGTGGCCGCGCTTGAGGCCGAGTGCGCGCGACTGGTCGCACTGGGCGCGGTACGCGGGCGGCTACTGCGTGCCGATGAATTCAACGAGTCGTGCCTCGGGATGCAGGACATCGAGGGCAACGAGTTCTGTCTCGACTGA
- a CDS encoding ANTAR domain-containing protein: MKETDAAGAVGEPDVDAVLAEVARLREEVRHLQARVRSRPLISHAQGILEERYQLPDAESAFALLRQASQRSNIKLRVLAEAVVRTPRPDQHKELWFPGRTRQPPPPLYAIGVEDEESVNRSTVLGAVLSQSLAVTGTDMGNVQTVDRDAQGLRIERHTGLSEDFVEFFAFVGESGTSCARAAQDVALTTVHDVATDPVFTEQARHAILAADSRACHSVPLVDDEGTCVGMVSAHLQRPAADLHPAQVKALIATGRQVGRWLTWHERTVVADALEYLHALGRRA, translated from the coding sequence ATGAAGGAGACGGACGCCGCCGGTGCAGTGGGGGAGCCGGATGTGGATGCCGTGCTCGCCGAAGTGGCGCGGCTGCGGGAGGAGGTGCGTCATCTGCAGGCCCGGGTCCGCAGCCGGCCGCTGATCTCGCACGCTCAGGGCATCCTGGAGGAGCGCTACCAACTCCCGGACGCGGAAAGCGCGTTCGCGCTGCTGCGGCAGGCCTCGCAGCGTTCCAACATCAAGCTGAGGGTCCTGGCCGAAGCGGTCGTGCGTACACCCAGACCTGATCAACACAAGGAGCTGTGGTTCCCGGGACGCACCCGGCAGCCACCGCCGCCGCTGTACGCGATCGGAGTCGAGGACGAGGAGAGCGTGAACCGGAGCACGGTGCTTGGCGCGGTGCTCTCACAGAGTCTGGCCGTCACGGGAACCGACATGGGCAACGTACAGACCGTGGACCGCGACGCACAGGGTCTGCGCATCGAACGGCACACCGGCCTGAGCGAGGACTTCGTGGAGTTCTTCGCCTTCGTCGGCGAGAGCGGTACGTCCTGCGCCCGCGCCGCCCAGGACGTGGCACTGACCACCGTGCACGACGTCGCCACCGACCCGGTCTTCACCGAGCAGGCCCGCCACGCCATCCTCGCCGCGGACAGCCGCGCCTGCCACAGTGTCCCGCTGGTCGATGACGAAGGTACGTGTGTGGGAATGGTGTCCGCACACCTCCAGCGTCCCGCGGCGGACCTGCACCCTGCCCAGGTCAAGGCTCTCATCGCCACCGGCCGCCAGGTGGGCCGCTGGCTCACCTGGCACGAACGCACCGTCGTCGCGGACGCACTGGAATACCTGCACGCTTTGGGAAGGCGCGCCTGA
- a CDS encoding acyl-CoA thioester hydrolase/BAAT C-terminal domain-containing protein, translating to MEITVDTLTTPWEGVLAEPVGGSAVGVLVLAGSSGRIETHRCDLLARAGMAALSLRWFGGAGQPGGICEVPLETFTKAIDLLQAKGADRIGVLGASKGAEAALLLAAGDPRIDAVVALSPTSLVWGNLGPGLDGKSHPYRSCWTWRGEPVPFVPYDDDWAPTEPAGEPVAYAPLYERSRRTFPEDARQAVIPIERSAAELLLVAGGDDEMWPSAAFARELASRRSAAGRTSHVVSTPDAGHRPRLPGEGPPPPSGRFRYGGTPQADAALGAKAWPHIVSVLTGRDASAVPPPEQADRH from the coding sequence GTGGAGATCACCGTGGACACGCTCACCACACCGTGGGAAGGCGTACTGGCAGAGCCTGTTGGCGGCAGCGCGGTGGGCGTACTCGTGCTGGCCGGTTCGAGCGGTCGCATCGAGACGCACCGATGTGACTTGCTGGCGCGAGCCGGAATGGCCGCCCTGTCGCTCAGATGGTTCGGCGGTGCCGGGCAGCCCGGAGGAATCTGCGAAGTTCCGCTGGAGACCTTCACCAAAGCCATCGACCTCTTGCAGGCCAAGGGGGCGGACAGGATCGGCGTGCTCGGAGCGTCCAAGGGCGCCGAGGCCGCTTTGCTGCTCGCGGCCGGAGATCCCCGTATCGACGCGGTGGTGGCGCTCTCACCTACGTCGCTGGTCTGGGGAAACCTCGGCCCCGGCCTCGACGGGAAGAGCCACCCCTACCGCTCATGCTGGACATGGCGGGGCGAGCCCGTCCCGTTCGTTCCGTATGACGACGACTGGGCGCCGACGGAACCGGCCGGCGAGCCCGTCGCCTACGCGCCGCTCTACGAACGCAGTCGGCGCACCTTCCCCGAGGACGCACGGCAGGCCGTGATACCGATCGAGCGGTCCGCGGCGGAACTTCTGCTCGTGGCCGGCGGTGACGATGAGATGTGGCCGTCGGCGGCATTCGCAAGGGAGTTGGCGTCACGGCGGTCCGCGGCGGGCCGTACGTCACACGTTGTCAGCACTCCCGATGCCGGGCACCGACCGCGGCTGCCGGGGGAGGGGCCGCCGCCTCCGTCGGGCCGGTTCCGCTACGGCGGCACGCCACAGGCGGACGCGGCCCTCGGCGCGAAGGCCTGGCCACACATCGTGAGCGTCCTCACCGGACGGGACGCCTCTGCGGTCCCGCCACCGGAACAGGCCGACCGTCACTGA
- a CDS encoding DUF4440 domain-containing protein produces MSELSEVSEVSEASEVPEASAVSEVSAVSDASDASDVSGASDVSGASGKSGASQASAASEVKAELDRLMRRFLGAFTNTDGRRPDVDRVREVFIPQGMIISNVGDEPVVYDLDAFIEPREKILTDGSLTEFSEWEVAEHTEVFGSVAQRFSEYRKSGFLNGTWFEGSGHKATQFVRTPAGWRMSSMAWDDVAD; encoded by the coding sequence GTGTCCGAGCTGTCCGAGGTATCTGAAGTGTCCGAGGCATCTGAGGTACCTGAGGCCTCCGCGGTATCTGAGGTCTCCGCGGTATCCGACGCGTCTGATGCATCCGACGTGTCTGGGGCATCAGACGTGTCTGGGGCGTCTGGGAAGTCCGGAGCCTCCCAGGCCTCCGCAGCCTCAGAGGTCAAGGCCGAACTCGACCGGCTGATGCGTAGGTTCCTCGGTGCGTTCACCAACACCGACGGCAGGCGGCCCGACGTCGACCGGGTCCGGGAGGTGTTCATCCCGCAGGGGATGATCATCAGCAACGTCGGGGACGAGCCCGTGGTCTACGATCTCGATGCCTTCATCGAGCCCCGCGAGAAGATCCTCACCGACGGTTCGCTGACGGAGTTCTCCGAGTGGGAAGTCGCCGAGCACACCGAGGTGTTCGGGTCGGTCGCGCAGCGGTTCAGCGAGTACCGCAAGTCCGGTTTCCTCAACGGCACGTGGTTCGAGGGCTCCGGCCACAAGGCGACCCAGTTCGTCCGGACGCCCGCCGGGTGGCGTATGAGCTCGATGGCTTGGGACGACGTGGCCGACTGA
- a CDS encoding serine hydrolase domain-containing protein — translation MRYSRIHWRKACVGLTATAVLAVPASTANAYGLLSTQSPSPSASASSDTGFANLTPAVAARLDTAIKQVMREANVPGVAVSVSAPGKGSYVKAFGVADKSTGAPMKPDLYVRIGSETKTFTVTALLQLVDQGKLAIDDPISKYVKGVPNGDKIRLRDLADMRSGLFNYSEDPGFVKAFLTNPKKPMTPQQLLDYSFKHPVAFQPGTRFVYCNTNLILLGLVVEKVGGMPLHDIITQKVLKPAGLNHTVFPTGAEFPNPHAQGYTNQTLSGKVENSTDWNPSWAWAAGAMISNLPDLKSWAHTLATGTLLSAKTQAARLRFLPTPIPGAGYGLGILNVQGWIGHNGSLPGYETLTVYLPEAKATMVVVLNTDILHNNIEPSTLFGQAITRIVSPGHVFGLPTPEPHPSAPSPSSTPSVQPSSG, via the coding sequence ATGAGGTATTCACGGATTCACTGGCGCAAGGCGTGCGTGGGCCTGACGGCCACCGCAGTGCTCGCCGTACCGGCGTCAACGGCGAATGCGTACGGCCTCCTCTCGACCCAGAGCCCGTCCCCCTCCGCGTCGGCCTCCAGCGACACCGGCTTCGCGAACCTCACCCCGGCCGTCGCCGCCCGCCTGGACACCGCCATCAAGCAGGTCATGCGCGAGGCGAACGTGCCCGGCGTGGCGGTCAGCGTGTCGGCACCCGGCAAGGGGAGTTACGTCAAGGCCTTCGGCGTGGCCGACAAGTCCACCGGCGCGCCCATGAAGCCGGACCTGTACGTGCGGATCGGCAGCGAGACCAAGACCTTCACGGTGACCGCCCTGCTCCAACTGGTCGACCAGGGCAAGCTGGCCATCGACGACCCGATCTCGAAGTACGTCAAGGGCGTCCCCAACGGGGACAAGATCCGGCTGCGCGACCTGGCGGACATGCGCAGCGGACTGTTCAACTACTCCGAGGACCCGGGCTTCGTGAAGGCGTTCCTCACCAATCCGAAGAAGCCGATGACGCCCCAGCAGTTGCTGGACTACTCGTTCAAGCACCCGGTGGCGTTCCAGCCCGGCACCCGGTTCGTGTACTGCAACACCAACCTGATCCTGCTCGGTCTGGTCGTGGAGAAGGTGGGCGGCATGCCGCTGCACGACATCATCACGCAGAAGGTCCTGAAACCGGCCGGGCTGAACCACACCGTCTTCCCGACCGGCGCCGAGTTCCCGAACCCGCACGCCCAGGGCTACACCAACCAGACCCTCTCCGGGAAGGTCGAGAACAGCACGGACTGGAATCCCTCCTGGGCCTGGGCGGCCGGCGCGATGATCTCCAACCTGCCGGACCTGAAGAGCTGGGCCCATACGCTCGCCACTGGCACTCTGCTGTCCGCCAAGACGCAGGCCGCGCGCCTCAGGTTCCTCCCGACGCCGATCCCGGGCGCCGGGTACGGCCTGGGCATCCTCAACGTCCAGGGCTGGATCGGCCACAACGGCTCACTGCCCGGCTACGAGACGCTGACGGTGTACCTCCCCGAGGCGAAGGCCACGATGGTCGTGGTCCTCAACACGGACATCCTGCACAACAACATCGAGCCCAGCACGCTCTTCGGGCAGGCGATCACGCGCATCGTGTCCCCCGGGCACGTGTTCGGGCTCCCCACCCCGGAGCCACACCCGTCGGCCCCGTCGCCCTCATCGACCCCGTCGGTGCAGCCGAGCTCCGGATGA
- a CDS encoding fic family toxin-antitoxin system, toxin component: protein MSLHVDLSWILEVAERAGHRDPAPDDLGVPIAAVARHRAELLEQPVYGGPFARAAALVHTLALRWLERSNLTVACAVAVMYLNASGIPVDPTREQLTELAGDLYDPRCTAARIAARLRTWQP, encoded by the coding sequence ATGTCCCTGCACGTCGACCTGTCCTGGATCCTGGAAGTCGCCGAACGCGCGGGGCACCGCGACCCCGCGCCGGACGACCTGGGTGTTCCCATCGCCGCCGTCGCACGCCACCGCGCCGAACTCCTCGAACAGCCCGTCTACGGCGGCCCCTTCGCGCGGGCCGCCGCTCTGGTCCACACCCTCGCGCTGCGCTGGCTGGAGCGCTCCAACCTCACCGTCGCGTGCGCGGTGGCCGTGATGTACCTCAACGCGAGCGGCATCCCCGTCGACCCCACCCGCGAACAGCTCACCGAACTGGCCGGCGACCTGTACGACCCGCGCTGCACCGCGGCACGCATCGCCGCTCGGCTGCGCACCTGGCAACCGTGA